GGCGACGCTGCAGTCGGGGGGCAGTTACGAAGTGTGGGATGACGGTTCGATGGATTCGACGACGATGGGCTTGCTGCCGCGCGGGGCCAACGGCCCGCCGTGCGATCAGGGTTGCAAGTACGTCGTATATATCGCCGGCGTCGGTGTCGTAGGCGTCGCCGGCCAGCGCTAGGCTACTGTCCGATCAGCGCCGCGTGCAGTCCGGAGCTTTGGCAATAGCGGATGCCGGTGGTCGCACCGTTGTAGTCGGGCAGGTTCGCGAGCGTGTCGGTCTCATGCATGTCGCCGTCGACGACCTTATAGGCGTCCGAGGCCACGCATACGCCGTTCCCAGGCGTGACGTACCGATATCCGCCGCCGGCGGGATCGGCGGGCGTGTTGGACATGTACGGGTTGTTGGCGCCGCCGAACAGGTTCGCATCGACCGCGCCGCCGGCCCCGGGATACTGCCCGTTATGGTCCACGGCATACTCTTCGAGCGCGGTCGCGATGTGCTTGAGGTTGCCCTCACACGCGACCGTCTGAGACTCGACGCGCGCGTGGATGAAGTTCGGTATGAGGATGGCTGCGAGGATCGCCAGAATGGCGATCACCACCATCAGTTCGATGAGCGTGAACCCTCGCGATCGCCTACTCATGCTACCTTTAGTTATAGGACACGCCGAGCGCGCCAGAATGAGCGCCAGATTGGAGAACCTAATGGAAGACATTAAGAAGACCGACGAGGAGTGGCAACGGGAGCTTACGCCCGAGCAGTTCGAGGTGCTGCGCCGGTCGGGAACCGAGCGGCCGTTCACCGGCGCGCTGCTGCACAACAAGGCCAGCGGCGTGTACGAGTGTGCCGCGTGCGGCAACGAGCTGTTCGCCTCGGGCACGAAATTCGATTCGGGCAGCGGCTGGCCGAGCTTCACCGAGCCGGCGAACACTGCCAACGTCACGCTGATCGACGATGACAGCCACGGGATGCATCGCGTCGAGGTGCGCTGCAAGCGCTGCGGTTCGCATCTGGGCCACGTCTTCGATGACGGCCCTAGGCCGACCGGACAACGTTATTGCATCAACTCGCTTGCGCTCGCGTTCAAACCCGCCGACAAGACGTGAGGTCCGGCCCCGCGTAGGCGAGTCGCAAGCGCGGGCAGAATGCGGGGTGGCGTTCCGTCTTCGGATGTCCGGCGCTGATGGGTGAGGAGCGGAGGGGTGGCAGAGCGGTTGAATGCGGCAGCCTTGAAAGCTGTTAGGCCGAAAGGTCTCGTGGGTTCGAATCCCACTCCCTCCTGATGCCCCGGGTGCATCTGCGCATCCGCGGGCGGGTGCAAGGCGTCTTCTACCGGGCGAGCGCGGTCGAGCAGGCGCGCGATCTCGGACTGACCGGCTGGATCCGCAATCGCCACGACGGCAGCATCGAAGTCATCGCCGAGGGCAGCGCAGATTCGCTTTCGGTGTTCCGCTCGTGGTGCCAGCATGGGCCGTCCGGCGCCAACGTGCGCGAGGTCGACGAGACCAAAGCGTCGGCTAGCGGCGAGTTCGTCGAGTTCCGCGTCCGTTCAGACGCGTAAGGTCCTCAGGTGTGTCCACGTCCTCAAACGCGCGCGCGTCGCGCGCGTCCACGAACGCGAGCCGATCGCGGTGCTGTGCGGCGTGACGCTTGGCGCCGGCGTCGCCCGTCAGGCGCAAGAGCGCCGCGAAATCGCGGCGCGGGAACAGCACCGGCGCGCCCCAGACGTCGCCGGCGCGCAGCGCGACGATCGGAGCCGCGCCGCGAC
Above is a genomic segment from Candidatus Eremiobacteraceae bacterium containing:
- a CDS encoding prepilin-type N-terminal cleavage/methylation domain-containing protein, with translation MSRRSRGFTLIELMVVIAILAILAAILIPNFIHARVESQTVACEGNLKHIATALEEYAVDHNGQYPGAGGAVDANLFGGANNPYMSNTPADPAGGGYRYVTPGNGVCVASDAYKVVDGDMHETDTLANLPDYNGATTGIRYCQSSGLHAALIGQ
- the msrB gene encoding peptide-methionine (R)-S-oxide reductase MsrB — encoded protein: MEDIKKTDEEWQRELTPEQFEVLRRSGTERPFTGALLHNKASGVYECAACGNELFASGTKFDSGSGWPSFTEPANTANVTLIDDDSHGMHRVEVRCKRCGSHLGHVFDDGPRPTGQRYCINSLALAFKPADKT
- a CDS encoding acylphosphatase; this translates as MPRVHLRIRGRVQGVFYRASAVEQARDLGLTGWIRNRHDGSIEVIAEGSADSLSVFRSWCQHGPSGANVREVDETKASASGEFVEFRVRSDA